AAGGGCTGGGATTAGGTAGAGTGTGGAAAGAACCGTCATGATTAATGGTCTCATGAATGAAGTAGCTAACACATACGCTGACACGCTTACTATTTCCAAGATAATTGTGAATGAACCGTACACCTTGAACTCTGCGTACAATGTCTGTACAACATCCCCAACGGTGACAGCCACAACCGTGAGAATTGCCGACAAGCTTAAACTAAGCACGAGCGCATCCGTAAGCCCCATAGGGTGGTTGAAGAGATTACTGAATCTTTGTAGGACAAAGTCTATATCACTCATTAAGGTTGGCAAGAAGACTATTCCCAGCCCGTATATGGATGGGAGAAGCCAGATCGTAACATAATCTCCAATAAATCTTTTCAGCCAAACAACCTCCCTATAAACCAGGGCAGTGAAAACTCCCCTAATACTCATCTAGAACACCGAGAATGGCTAGATAGGCATCCTCGAGAGAGGGCTCCATAAGTTGCAAGTCCAGTATCCTAACACCTTGCTCCTTGGAAGCCTTAAACAAAGCCTCCACAATATCCTCCCTGCTCGATGATATTATAGCGTTGATTTCAACCCTTCCATTATTACTCATCTTTGAAGTAATTCGCTTGACGCTCAGGCTGTCTGATATTGTTTTCTTCAATAATGGTTCCGAATCCAACGTTGTTTGTAGCCTAAGCCTGAAAACCAGTCCAACCCTATTCTTCAACTCACTGGGGGTTCCCGATGCTACTACTTCCCCCTTATTAATAATTGTTACAGCGTCCGAAATCATTTCTATTTCATGCATGTTATGTCCGGTTACAAGTATAGTCTTTTCCTCCCCAGCCAGTTTAACAAGCATTTCCCTGACATGCCTGCTACTCTCAACGTCCAAGCCTAGCGTGGGCTCATCTAGAAGAAGTACTTCAGGGTCATTTAAAAGGGCCTTGGCAATAGCCAGCCTGGCCCGCATCCCAAGACTGTATGCGAAATAAGGCGTGTCAGAAGCCCTCAGCTCCTCGAGCCCCACTAGTTCAAGGACTTCTCTTGCCCTTCTACGAGAATCTGATAGTGAAAGCCCTTTCAACAAGCCATAGAAAATTAAGTTTTCAAAGCCTGAAAGAGACGAGTAGAATCCTTTTGAAACATCTATTGCGAGGCCTATTATTTTCCTTACTTTTTCGGCTTCTTTCACCACATCGTACCCGTTTATGCTTACGAACCCGCCGTCAGGTAGAAGCAGAGTTGACAATATTTTAATAGTCGTGGTCTTTCCAGCCCCGTTTGGACCCAGTAGGGCATGGATTTCCCCCTTGTTCACGCTGAAGCTCACGTCTTTTATTGCGTCGATAAACCTTGTTTTTCTAAAACCCTCTCTAACCCTGTATCTCTTCCTTAAATGCTCAACAATAATGGTTTTCACGAGCATCATCCTTTAAGTAAACATTACTGCTCATCTAAACTAATCCTTGATAACGGGTTTTAACCATTTGCCGTGAACAATCCATGCAAGAGCAATTAAACCTGTTATGACATTGCTAACAGCCATTCCAGCCCACAAGCCCTTAACCCCTAGGCTTAGTGGGCCTGGGCCGAAAAGGTATGCTAGAATATTCCTAAGGAACCATAGTCGGAGAATGGATATATACATAACTGGCTTCGTATGTCCAGACCCTTGTGCCACGCTGAATGCAACCCTTAGCATGGTGAAGAATACTATTGATGGTCCCATGATAAGGATGAAGTCGGAGGCGTACTGTATAACTTCAGGGTCGGAAGGGATAAATAACCGGGCTACTTCGTATCTTAAAGCAATCATTGTGAAAACACCAATAGACGACATCCCTATGGCTAATGCGAGTGCCTTGTAAGCCGCTTCTATCGCTTTCCCAAAGTTTTCAGCTCCAAGGTTTTGTCCAATAATCGTGGAGAGAGCGGCTAGAACGCTTCCCACCAGGATATCTATTAGGCTAAAAGGCCTGTCCCCGACACCCCATGCGGCCAGCGCACCTGCTCCCATCAAGCTAATTATACTCGTTAACACGGTGAATCCTGCAGCATCGCTTAGAGAGGAGATGGAAATAGGTAAGCCTATTCTGAAAAATTTCTTGATCAGGAAGGGGTCGGGCTTTAAGTCACTCTTTGTAAGTCTTTCGCCTCTAACCCCTCGTTTCGAGAGTAGGACTAATGAGATGACTCCTGACACTAAGTCGCTGAGCAGTGTTGCTATCGCGGCTCCGGCTATACCGAGAGCTGGAAAACCGAAGAGGCCGAATATCATTATGGGGTCTAGTACGATGTTTATTGTCACCCCTATCAAACGTATCTTCATGACCGTAAAAGTATCGCCTGCGGCTGAATAAATCGAGAGGACTGACTCCATTAGCCCAAATATTGCGAAGCCTAGTGCGAAGATCCTCCCATAGATGATAGCGCCCTCCGCAACCTCTTCCGGTATTCTAATGAGCCTTAGGAATGTCGGGATGACCATGTATGATAATACTTCCAGGGGGATCCCCGTAAATATGGCAATGATTAGTAGCTGTCCCCCAGCATTTAAAGATCTCCTATAGTCCCCGGCCCCCCAGTATTGAGAAACCAGTGCCAACCCTGCTTGAAAAAGACCGGCTAAACCAGC
This is a stretch of genomic DNA from Thermosphaera aggregans DSM 11486. It encodes these proteins:
- a CDS encoding MATE family efflux transporter, translated to MDGKQWVVKQPVLKTMLKLGLPIGVTQALQVVYNLTDMYWLGRLGREALAAVSATWPVLFLIIAGLAGLFQAGLALVSQYWGAGDYRRSLNAGGQLLIIAIFTGIPLEVLSYMVIPTFLRLIRIPEEVAEGAIIYGRIFALGFAIFGLMESVLSIYSAAGDTFTVMKIRLIGVTINIVLDPIMIFGLFGFPALGIAGAAIATLLSDLVSGVISLVLLSKRGVRGERLTKSDLKPDPFLIKKFFRIGLPISISSLSDAAGFTVLTSIISLMGAGALAAWGVGDRPFSLIDILVGSVLAALSTIIGQNLGAENFGKAIEAAYKALALAIGMSSIGVFTMIALRYEVARLFIPSDPEVIQYASDFILIMGPSIVFFTMLRVAFSVAQGSGHTKPVMYISILRLWFLRNILAYLFGPGPLSLGVKGLWAGMAVSNVITGLIALAWIVHGKWLKPVIKD
- a CDS encoding ABC transporter ATP-binding protein; the encoded protein is MLVKTIIVEHLRKRYRVREGFRKTRFIDAIKDVSFSVNKGEIHALLGPNGAGKTTTIKILSTLLLPDGGFVSINGYDVVKEAEKVRKIIGLAIDVSKGFYSSLSGFENLIFYGLLKGLSLSDSRRRAREVLELVGLEELRASDTPYFAYSLGMRARLAIAKALLNDPEVLLLDEPTLGLDVESSRHVREMLVKLAGEEKTILVTGHNMHEIEMISDAVTIINKGEVVASGTPSELKNRVGLVFRLRLQTTLDSEPLLKKTISDSLSVKRITSKMSNNGRVEINAIISSSREDIVEALFKASKEQGVRILDLQLMEPSLEDAYLAILGVLDEY